In Desertifilum tharense IPPAS B-1220, a genomic segment contains:
- a CDS encoding DUF86 domain-containing protein has protein sequence MQPRELHYLLDMLNAAKLAQDFVAGISWETFQTDLMRQAAVTRQIEIIGEAARRISEATQAELPDIPWRALIGMRNRIVHEYDRLNLEIIWNATQASIPQLIAVVEPLIPPEEP, from the coding sequence ATGCAACCCCGTGAACTTCATTATTTACTAGATATGCTCAATGCTGCAAAGCTAGCTCAAGACTTTGTAGCAGGTATCTCTTGGGAAACATTTCAAACCGATTTGATGCGCCAAGCGGCAGTGACGCGTCAAATCGAAATTATTGGCGAAGCGGCTCGAAGAATTTCTGAAGCAACTCAAGCAGAATTACCTGATATTCCTTGGCGCGCTCTAATTGGGATGCGAAACCGAATTGTGCATGAGTACGATCGTTTGAATCTGGAAATTATTTGGAATGCAACTCAAGCTAGCATTCCTCAACTTATAGCTGTTGTAGAACCTTTAATTCCTCCTGAAGAGCCGTAA
- a CDS encoding nucleotidyltransferase family protein has protein sequence MQDIQPVKTQIPIDYKKIIEFCQRWQIAELALFGSVLRDDFQLDSSDIDVLVVFADEVKNTIEDLLDMEDELKTIFGRDVDLVERRIIEQSRNYLRRQAILNSAKAIYATP, from the coding sequence ATGCAAGACATTCAACCTGTGAAAACGCAAATTCCCATTGATTACAAAAAAATCATTGAATTTTGTCAGCGCTGGCAGATCGCAGAGTTGGCTTTATTTGGCTCTGTCCTCAGAGATGATTTTCAACTCGATAGTAGTGATATTGATGTGCTGGTTGTTTTTGCTGATGAGGTGAAAAATACGATTGAAGATTTATTAGATATGGAAGATGAATTAAAAACAATATTTGGTCGAGATGTGGATTTAGTTGAGCGCCGCATCATTGAACAAAGTCGCAATTATCTACGCCGTCAAGCAATTTTAAACTCAGCAAAAGCGATCTATGCAACCCCGTGA
- a CDS encoding ABC transporter ATP-binding protein/permease yields MDRLNFSGFQQFWTIAKSYWFGDEKWQARGLLLGVVLCLLAYTGLSVVLNNKRGVLISSLSAQDEPRFWQTVIIFISVLVVYAPLLAGYTYLRDRLSLQWRKWLTHRFVDNYFANRAYYNLQISGTEIDNPDQRIAEDVRSFTQESLTFLLISVESVLSVIAFSSVLWGISRPLVFFLVLYALVGTLVTAVIFGKPLVRLNFEQLKREANLRFSLVRIRENAEAIAFYRGEDRESNQVKHRFGDVFENVKRLLVWELNLNILTNAYEFIPFILPALVVAPAIFAGEMEVGKVSEAQGAFVRVFFSLNVVVARFQQLTTFGAGINRLYTFAEFLEQSSTDESQPKIQTVEAERLAVEQLNLQTPNHQRTLIADLSVELPPGESLLVMGPSGCGKSSLLRAIAGLWDSGTGTIHRPASEQVLFLPQRPYMVLGTLRDQLLYPNTHLEVDDERLNQVLEQVNLAGLAERFDGFDAEEDWADVLSLGEQQRLTFARLLLNQPPYAILDEATSALDTSNEERLYQHLQAMGTTFLSVGHRATLANYHHSLLELSQDQTWKIKQPLTLKEKEPDLFELPSTP; encoded by the coding sequence ATGGATCGATTGAATTTCAGCGGATTTCAGCAGTTTTGGACAATTGCCAAATCTTACTGGTTTGGGGATGAAAAATGGCAAGCTAGGGGGTTGCTACTGGGGGTTGTCCTCTGTTTGCTTGCCTATACGGGGTTGAGTGTTGTCCTCAATAATAAGCGCGGCGTGTTAATTTCATCGCTTTCGGCGCAGGATGAACCGCGTTTTTGGCAAACCGTGATTATTTTTATCAGCGTGTTGGTGGTGTATGCGCCCCTGTTGGCGGGGTATACTTATTTGCGCGATCGCCTCAGCTTGCAATGGCGGAAATGGCTGACACATCGGTTTGTCGATAACTATTTTGCCAACCGCGCTTACTATAATCTGCAAATCTCCGGGACTGAAATCGATAACCCAGATCAACGCATAGCCGAAGATGTTCGCAGCTTTACCCAAGAATCTCTCACCTTTTTACTGATTTCGGTAGAGTCTGTCCTCTCAGTGATTGCATTTAGCAGCGTTCTCTGGGGAATTTCTCGGCCGCTTGTGTTCTTTTTGGTGCTGTATGCGCTAGTCGGAACGCTGGTAACAGCCGTTATCTTTGGGAAACCCTTAGTGCGGTTGAATTTTGAACAACTCAAACGCGAGGCGAACCTGCGGTTTAGCTTAGTGCGAATTCGGGAAAATGCAGAGGCGATCGCATTCTATCGCGGCGAAGACCGAGAATCCAACCAAGTGAAGCATCGGTTTGGGGATGTGTTTGAAAACGTCAAGCGCCTGCTGGTGTGGGAATTGAACTTAAATATTCTCACCAACGCCTACGAGTTTATCCCGTTTATTTTGCCCGCTTTAGTGGTTGCGCCTGCCATTTTCGCCGGAGAGATGGAAGTCGGGAAGGTATCAGAAGCGCAAGGTGCCTTTGTGAGAGTGTTTTTCTCGTTGAATGTTGTGGTAGCACGGTTCCAGCAGTTAACCACCTTTGGCGCGGGAATTAACCGTCTCTATACCTTTGCAGAATTTTTAGAGCAATCTTCCACCGACGAGTCGCAGCCGAAGATTCAAACCGTGGAAGCAGAACGCCTCGCCGTGGAACAGCTTAACCTGCAAACCCCCAACCATCAGCGCACCTTAATTGCAGACTTATCAGTCGAGTTACCCCCAGGAGAAAGTTTACTGGTAATGGGGCCTAGCGGTTGCGGGAAGAGTTCCCTATTGAGAGCGATCGCGGGTTTATGGGATTCTGGTACAGGAACCATCCACCGCCCTGCATCCGAACAAGTCCTATTTTTACCCCAACGTCCCTACATGGTACTGGGAACCCTGCGCGATCAGTTACTCTATCCCAACACGCACTTAGAAGTAGATGACGAACGCCTAAACCAAGTCTTGGAACAGGTGAATTTAGCCGGGTTAGCCGAACGCTTTGACGGTTTTGACGCCGAGGAAGATTGGGCGGATGTCCTCTCGTTGGGCGAACAGCAGCGTTTAACCTTCGCCCGGTTGTTGCTGAACCAACCCCCCTACGCCATCCTCGATGAAGCTACCAGCGCCTTAGATACAAGCAATGAGGAACGCTTGTATCAACATTTGCAAGCGATGGGAACCACTTTCTTAAGCGTAGGACATCGGGCAACGTTAGCCAATTATCACCACTCTTTGTTAGAACTCTCCCAAGATCAAACCTGGAAGATTAAACAACCCCTAACGCTGAAAGAAAAGGAACCCGATTTATTTGAGCTTCCCTCAACCCCGTAA